The window CGTATGGAAAATATAACTGAAACCGTGGCCATGTGTACATTAGTGCAGTGCAAACCAATAGAAGCACATCTCTAGAGGATGCTAAGGATCTGACATCAACACTGAACAGTGTTATGTTTTTATGTAGAACTAATTCTCGTCTGGTACCACTGACTGAATGCCCATTTGCAACTGGAGAGTATTAGGTCCCACTTATGGTTTAGTTTCAGCCAAATGGAATGCAGCTTAGGTATTTTAACATGTTCCATGATGTGAATGAAAGCATGGTAAGTGAGGGAGATGGAAAAACTGCTTCAGAGGTACACACATGGTTCAAGCTCAGACACTGATGAAGACAAACCTTGGGTTAGTTGATGCAATCTTTCACAAACATGAAGAAAGGTAAGGGTGAGAACAAAACCCTGGACCCTCCCAGAataaatgagaaggaagaaagataAGGATAATACATTAAAGACCCATAAGAAAATGACTGGGTATGTAGAAGCAAGATAAAGATGCAAGTCTAGTAGgatgagaaaaaagaatgaaatcttACAGAAATATGGAAATGGACCACTGAAGATTCCTGAAATACAGTCAAGACAAGAAATTGGATGCCTACATGATGGAACTGGAACTTCAGAGATGGATGCCTTGCAACAGTCAAGAAAAAGCTACACAGTTCCATAAAACCCTTGCTCCCTACAGATTAATGTGCTTGAGGAAAGTAgtgggaaatggaaaagaaatctttACTCCCCAACCTTTTCTTCTGTCTGGAAGATTTTCCAACAAACACTCCTAAGCTGCATTTTATAATGAAGCATGAATACAATAAGCATGAAGTAGGATTGGTAACATGTAATACTCACCACTTTTGCATCTAGAGCGACCTGAGCAAAGCCTTTTCGATTTCCCCACATGAGTCGATAACTTTCATCACTGAATAGTGCTTCTCTAACTCCACCTGGTGAGATGGATACCAAGTGTCCATTCTTCAGTGCAATGAGACACTCCTCCCTTGTACCTAGCATAATACCCGTCACTTCCAATAATAATTTAAGTCCTGCAATAAATAAGTAGCAAATACATACTATTATAACAATATATCACAAATACTGCTTGCAGGTAGGAACAAGATTACAGCTAAATGAAAATCTAATAGCTATATATTTAGACTAAGGCAAATTTGTACAGAGGAAGTAAAACACCTACAGAGAAACTATTGGCAAAATGACAAATATGTGACAGTGTTTTTGCCCAAATGTTATGAAGATGAAGGAGCTTATCAGGGGCATCTCAATAAACTAATGCCTCCACATGCTATTTTCCATAATTATCAAAACACCAGCTATGCAACCAGAACTTATGCATCATAGctagaaatctgaaaataaacatctattcctccctccttcttttaaatattttaatacagaaaaaagatacaaaatttCGGTACAATGAAGAttactacaaaaataaatatgtgacaagcaacattttaaatgttGAGGTTTTGAGTTGTTAAACTGAGTATTTTGTTGTTAAATTGCAAACTACATGGATCAAGTTGGACTGCTGTACGACTCTTAAGATGCATGAATGGCAGAAGTTAGCAGGGCAGTTTCAGCACTGCATGAACAGTTCGATGAATCTCCTTCGTTTCGATAACCAGGATTTCTCCAAAGGCCAGACTGAGAACCATAGAAGCATTCTATGTTTTCTTACATCATCTTCACATTTTAAATCAATCAGTTTGGAACTCCCATAGAGAGGTTCAGCAGACGAGAGTTTCCCCAATCTTCAAATTCACTGTTCCAACAGCATGgtttgaaaagaaattgtttatATTAATAAATGTCAACAACAACTATGGCCTGCCAGAACCTGGTGGCTAGCACTGCAACTTTGACAAAGGTCTGCAACGGAAACTTTGGAAGACAGTGGAAAACGCAGTGCTGCATCTTGTAATTGAATTGTATTTAAACTTACTCAAGGCATCGTGTTTGATAGATCTTTCTGTCAAAGACAGATGTTGACTATGTTTAATCCCTTTGTGAGCTCATATGTATTCCTGTTTTATCCTGCAGCCAGGAATGCCATATCCTTATTAAGTGAATAGGTACTTCCTTTGCTTGGCTTTAAAACTTGCCTGTTAAGAATTATGATGTATCACATGAACATACTATCacttcttccccttttccaggtCACACAGAATTTTATATCCTTCAGTCATGCAAGACTTCTGTCCTATGTACTAGCTCTTCAAAGCAAGCCATGCCAGACCTCTGATTATCCTTGTCCTTTTTCGTATCTTTATTACTTTGAGGCTTTTCTGAGATGGAGAGACCAGAGATGGCGAGACAAGAATTCCATGCAGTCCTCAAGATGTGGGCACAATATGCATTTTGAGCAGATAatggtattttctgtttcttctttttcatgatAAACCTATAATTCTCTTTGCCTTTTGGCAATTGCTGAGACTTAAGCTGACATATTCCTAAAGTCATGTAGAAAATTGAAAGCCTAATTACATGTTTATGTGTTtagacttgtttttctttccttgtggaCTGCATTATAACTAATACTGAGTTTCATCTGCCATTTAATCAGCCAGTGATTCAGTATTGGTAGATAACCGTACTCCCTGTGTGGGCTTTTACTGCCTTGAAAAAAAATGGACAGTGTAAAGCTTTGTCACCTCACTACTGATCTAGATTATGATTATTTTGAACAATATAGGTGCCAGCACTGATCTTCATCTGTATACCTGGTGAATTCTATCTGTATACCTGGTGAATTCTGCTTCTTTGTGAAAATGAGCTATTTATTTCTACCCTTTATTTCCTACCTTTTAGCCAGTTATTCATTCACAAGAAGACTTCTCCCATAACTGTAATTAATCCAACAGACTGAGGTTCAGCATATGCTTATGAGCATTCTTTAAAGAACCAATCTGTGAAGTACAACATTTGTCTGCAAAAAGCAGGTATGATGGAGCAAGGGAAGGTTAGGGAGAAGTTTCACTCAGTCTATTACCTTCAGCCACATTTTCTACTAATGCAGCAAGTGGGGAGGCCTAATCTCCATTATTTGTGGTCTTTTTTACCAGATGCCTTTTTGGTAGCCTTTTTATAGGTTGACACCGTATTTGCCACCTTCTGTTCCTCTAGCATGAACATAATTCAAGCAATATGTTATGTACACATCAGTAGTCTGGAAATTGCACAGCTGAGAGTGTTGCTTGGTCCTGACGATAGTTTACtatatatttgtaataaaaatctgTGCTATGGACACTTCAATTTGAAACAGTACCCTCTTACTTATCCCTTAAAAAAGAAGTCACCTTTGTAACATTCTAAGCTTTATCTTCCTTTAGGGGTCCTCTTAAAAGCCAATCATCTCTTGATGGCTTCATGCTTCTGATGCGTTTAGTACTACACAGTATTTACTAAGTACGCCTTTAGCAAATTCTTCATCATCTTTCTAGGGGTGCCTTAGTATGTTCTTGCATCAAACTTGCTTGAGTTTATgctctttgttttcagtgtttggaCACAActtccttttctgaaaaatgtccTTCTACTTTTAAATAGCTTCCTTTACtctttattattataataatttttaatataagtGGTATAAAGGTGCCTTTAAACAATCTCCCTGCTATTCCTTCTGGGTGTTCCTTCTTTATGCCTtgtttctctaaaaataaatgcGGTTTGCTTTTCTGTATCTTCTCCTTTTCACAACGGAATTActtatttctttctcagtctACCATGTGTTGAATGTATTGTGGCAGTCAGTATTACAGAGCTCTCTTCAACAGTAAAATCTTCAAAGAAGTTGTGTGTCCTGCTCCAGGCTTTGATCAAAAGATAGATTTGATGTCACACCCCACTGCAATGGCTACCCAGTGTAGAGAGCAAGTAGGTAATAATTCATGTCCTACCATTTACTGGGCTCTTCTGCACACATAGCCCATTGCTGACCAGCCAGCACTAGGTCAATAATATAGTCCTATCCTACACTTTCTACTGAGGCATGACTTTTCATCCCAAAGGGATTAGATAATGTCTATTTGTTGGCTTTGGAAGGTCTAGTAGTGTTTTTATGACCTTCCACTTGAAAGACAGGATATTCTACCCTGTTTGCCCTTCTGCATCTACCAGCTTTTAGTTTAAAAGTCTAAAAGCagtcttttagtttaaaagctGTCTTGAAAGTCTAATAAATGTAAATTTCACCAAAACCAGCAACAGGTTGAGTGAATCCAGGGTGCTTAAATACAAGAGAACATGTTCTTACCTGGTAAACGAAAGACAAAATGATCAGCTACTGACAGACAAAGtcttttcttccagagaaagAGCCTAGACAAAAAGTAAAGGTAGTCTATAGGAATAGCTCCATGGTAATACACAAGAATGCCCGGTCCTTCTGGTAGGTTTTCCACACCGTGAAGCTCATAACCTGTTTAGGATGGAAAGCAATACACTGACTATGATAGCTGGAAATCATCTggcaatttaaagaaaactgtttacTATCCTTTGTTAAATGACTTTCAGAAAGTTCTGAAAGCCTCTGCAGTAGCTTTTAAAAGAATTAAGTTCTGGATGGAACTTTTGGTCAATAGCAAAGAGAAAGCCCCTCAAACACCACAGGTTATCGGTGGACTAATTTGTTGGTCAGTTTAATCACTAGACAAGACCTGAACCTGACATCTTCCCCAGTGAGGGGACTAAATTAATTATTTCCCATTAGGAACTTTTCCCAGTCCAAAgcacaataattaaaaaaaaattactatactGACTGGTGTGAAACCGCTTCATCAGCAGAATGAGAGGCAAACAAGCAGTCAGGATGCTTTCCTGAAATACAGAAGCATGAATCTCCATTCTGTGTCAGACAGAATGAAAAGTTTGGGATTTTACACAATAAAAAGCTTCTCTGGTTGAGATGTTTAAGTCCAAACCAGAATCTGTAAGAATCCCAAAGAGAGGTTCTCTCCACAAGAGTTAAATGTATTCACTGCACAGTGGAAGGGAATTTCCTCACAGACATGGACTTCTGTAAATCCCTCTCCTGACTCTTCCTACGTTTGATTTAGGTTTTAGGTGGAGCCAGACTAGGAGGCTAGTGTATAAAAAAGCTTGGGAAAGCCACAGCTTCTACCAACTAAGAGCTCTGTTCCACCTTGCCTGCCTTCATCACCATCCCTGCTACAGCTCCTATCATGAGCCGTTCGGGGGGAAGGATGGGGATGGAGCAGGCAGAGTCCTAGGAAGAGGTGGAGAAAGTTTTACACTGCAGGATGTTCAAAGATTAAGGGAAAAAGCTGTGAGGAAGGATAGCAACATAGATAACAACCTGTTATTCTTCATCCTTAGGGCAGCAAAGTTAAGTCTTGCTGATAGCCTTAAACTACATCTTTGGGAAGAACAAGAGCCTAGCATGTGGCTGCCTATCCACTTGAGAAATTTACCCTATATAAACTAATTTCTCCCTTTCATGCTGCTTATTCTGTATTGCAATCAGTGTTTGAGGCAGAAACTTCTGGGTTAGGTGCCATACGAACTATAATAAACAAATTTCTTTGCATCCAtttggaataaattaaaaaaaaaaaaacctaaaacttaTGTGTATTTACTATTTATTGTAATTCAAAGCTTCAGACAAGTCATGTCATACTTACCATGCCATATTCTTGCATATATATCCCAAAAGCTTGCTATTGTTTTCCTTGCACTATCCCAAACATCACTCAAGGGATCTGCTTTTACCTCACCGTTCTTCTgatatattaaaagcaaaatattagtaAGGTAAATGAAAAAGAGGATTGTTAAAGGAACTATAAAAAAAACTAATATTGCACTTATTGTCAGTGAGACGATGACCACATGAAAAAGGTGTTTCTTCAGGTACTCCACAACAGTCCATTCTTCCAGTACATAGGCAAGGCAGCTTAGGTCGGTCATCAGTATCTGTGGTGAAGCGCAGGATTCCTTTCTACCTATCACGTACTTCatggaggagagaaaacaaaaacaaaaacagcagCTCTGATTTCATGGAAATCATGGAATATTCtcaatttaggaaaaaagttttctgtagATACACCTGATGCCTATTTTGGTATAGCACAGAGTCAAACATTTTGTCTGTCTCTGTCATGCTAAGATAGCTGCTGGCAATTGCCATCCACTACTCACTGTAAAGGGTGATGAGATTATCCTATGtatttatgggggttttttatacAGCTGGATAATAGGGGCTAAAAGGACAAGGGCTGAAGTCTACGGAAGCCTCAGGATCCATGCAACATGGCTGATCAGATGATTTCTCTGTATCAGCATGGCTTTTTAGAAGCTCAAAAGAGGGTAAGTGATAAGTATTTTCAGCAGCATTAGCCAAGAAGACTGCTACCAGCGGTCCAGGCTCTCTCAGTCCTCTGCAGACAGTCCAGCCTGGGCTTCTGGTCCCTCTCAgtttggcagcagccagcagcgaGGGGAACAAACAGCAGAGTGAGCAGCTGAAGAGCTGGCAAGCAAAACCTGGGCAGCCGCGGCTCCTTCCCAAGGCCTGGAGGTGCCTGGGACAGCGTTTGGGACTGCGGATAGcactgggaagagcagctctTTGCCCCTCATCCACATAGCCATGCCAACACGCCCCAGCAAAGGCCAGGTGGGCTCCACGGCCCTGGTGATATGTTTGCCACATGCAGCTCCCTAGTTAAGTCTGTTCCTACAGCTGACCCTGCCGGCCTGGCAGCAGGTAGGGGTTTCTCTGGAACGCAAGAGCACTCCAGCATCGCTGGCTGATTTTAAGATTCTTGAGCTTAGCCAGAGATTTAAACATTGCAATCAGGTTCAGTAATCCCTAACTGAATACAGTTTTTATTTGCTTCAATCAGGTTACTGCTTGTTTAACAAGTAAATTTTTCTGCTCCAATACCAGAACAAGTACCTACAAGAAACAAATTGTAATTGCCGCAGTCAGTTCCAAGATCATAAAGTATAGCAAGTCCAGACTTTTCTGACTTTATGTCTTGAGCTGCTTACTTATATGAGCAAACCTGTGTATcaggtctggctgagatggagttaattctccccatagcagccctcgtagtgctgtgctctgcattggtagctagaaaggtgttgataacacaccagtgttttggctactgctgagcagtgctggcacagcatcaaggctggctctccaacatttttgcccccctcaatggcaggctagggctgggcaagatcttgggaggggacataaccagcacagctgacctaaactaaccaaacagatattccataccatatgacgtcagctcagatataaaagctaagtaaagggagacagaaggggggcatttttgtcttctggagcaaccactacgcatactgaagccctgcttcccgggaagtggctagacatcgcctgctgatgggaagtggagaataacatcatttgtttttctttgctttcgcgcacgacctttgctttcactttattaaactgtccttatcttgacccacgagccttttgttatattttctcccccctgtccagctgaggagggggagtgatagaacggctttggtgggcacctggcgcccagccagggtcaacccaccacaacctgtTATACACTACTCActccacttttttcttctttgaagccCTGGGTAGAATATAGGGGTGGACTGGTGTAAAGCACAGCTCTGTTCAGAATTATGGATGACAAGGAGTACAGCAAACAGCTACAGCAAAAAGCGGCCACGATCATGCACTAGACTGTAATATGCAGTAAGGCAAGCAGGCCCTGTGGCAAGCCCTGCCAATGAGTAGCTGTAATAGCTATAAATTTGGTCTCGCACACTCCAGTTGAATCTGTCCTTATCTCAAACTCTTCAAActccacgttgggcaccaaaaaggactgtcatggtttaatcccagtaggcagctgagcaccacacagccactcgctcactccccccctgcagtgggacgggggagagaactggaggggtaaaagtgcaaaaacttgtGGGTTTAGATAAAGACGGTTTCATAGGTAGAGCACAAGCTGGAAGGATAGTAAACTAGGAGCTCAAAGGAAGCAAGCACTGTATTAAATGATGCTCAGCATggcacaaacaaacaaaaccaacgtGATAAAGAATGTCTTGAGAATTAATATAGAAATGTTTATATCCTGATGACTGGTGCCTGACTAAGATACAGGAAGATCTGGAAATTGTCACTGAAGAGAGATTTTACTGAtaacatgaaagaaataaaaggaatagtCTGCACGATTCAGATATTAAAATCTCTGCTTAGAAGGTGTTTAAGGATAAAGCTGATGGTGTAGTGCTATTCTGTAGTAAAGAAGTTATTAATTGTTTAAAGTTGCTGATTAAGAGCAAGGACTACAAATTCTCAATGCCTGCGAAGGATGCTGTGCTGACAGAGCCCAGGACAAGGCCATGTTAAGGGCCTTCCTCAGGCCACTCAATCAGAAATACTGAGCAGTACTTGGAATAACTCATTCAGCCTGCAACATAGGATGAAAGAACCAAGTAGATTTTGCATCGTTATGGGGGCTTCAGACTGGGAACACAGACTACTATAGCCAGTAGCAAAACTGGCTTAAAATTGCAGATAAAATGCCCATACCTATAGTAAATGTGCCAATAATAACCCCTATATGATATGGGGATTAATTTGGATATATTGATTGCTGACAGGAACCTGGTGACCAAGAGATCATGTAATGTACCAACATTTTAACATTAATAAGTCCAGGTATCTTCTTGTACCTACCATTCTTTTAAAAACCACCTGAAATGCCCTCTGGCCTCCTGATACTCATTTTAGTAACTCttggaagactagggaaaatccAAAGGACTGAAAGAGATTTAAGATTATTCCAAAGTCCCCAAACACAAGTAACTGCAGACTCAGCAGCCAGATAAATCACTGGCAAGATTAGTGAAAAGCTGGCATGTGACGAAGATAACATGCCACTCATTATAATTTTGTGGGAAACAGACCTTGTAAACAAATGCACCTCCGTTCTTTGAGGAAATCAGAGGTTTAATAGCTTGAGCAGGTGTCATGCACATACAGTTTTACTAGGAGCTTGTCAGAGTCACTTCAAGCCACACGTGAGCTGCTACTTGGAACTCACCCTTCCACCAGCCCCTCACCGTGTGTTCTCACCACCAGCCTGGTCTCCCAAAAGGATCAGCTGGCTCCCTGCTAACAGGAGGACTGTGAAAATGCTGGCACAAGCAAAACCACTCTTGGGAACAGGCCAAACTTAAGTTGGCCAACAGGATTTATGAAAGTATATTACCAATGCCACttgacattttgattaaaaaaaaaaagctccttaaAATACAGCACATATGAAATGAATGATGTCATCAACTGACATGACAAAAAAGTATCCATCAGATGGGAATTGAGCCTATGATGTCCTACATTATTCAGCATTTTCAGAATTTTCTCCTAATATTAATAGGATGTTTACATTGATCAGTGTAACATCCCACTGATTCCTCTTCCTCCATCTTAATTTTTATGTAACAGAAAATTACTTGCTGGCTGGAAGACCACTACATTTAACTGTGTTTGCTCACAGACTACAGTATAAATGAACATAGTAACTTACTCATTTCTGATTTTAAGTTCAACGTAGAcactaaaaaaaagtttaagaaagaaattaaaatacttaaatgtgcaaaagtatttttttttaaacctacaaaACAGGTATTAACAGTACAGCTTTAACTGTGGACATATGAAAGTAGCTGGGTACACAGGGAGTGAGTTCACTTTACACCAGCTAGCTGGGTGGGTGGGATACAAACTAATTCAACATCATTCCAGCTGAATCCAAGCCAGAGTGAAGAAAGAATAAATGGCTGATCAACTGAGGAAAAACtagaagcagcacagcttttcCTGGAAGTTGGGTGCTCAACCAGGTTTCAGTTCCTGCTCCCACAGTTCAATTGTACACTACCTCCAACATTTCATAAGGAAAGAATGAACCCTGATCACTGAACCCTGGTCGGTATGCGGGAGTCCAACGTGGTAAATGCATCCCTCTGTACTGCCAGTATAACATCAAAGGACTACAACAGGACAGAACTTCTATTTTTGCCACGTTCTACTGGCTGTCTCTCACCAGCCCCTTGCTGAGAccacaaacaaaattttgaaGCATCCTGTCTATCAAACACCATATAGAAAATTACTACATAACTACTTGAGTGCCTATTGCAAGGCTACTACTAAAGACCTGCTTGGCTTGATTATGCACTGGAAGACAATGCAAGAGTGTTATTGCAACGTGTGTACTCGTAACTGGTTTGGTTTGCCCCAAGTCtcaaaatttaagaaagaaatttctctTCAGCTTTTATCAAACCTGAGCCAAGAGCAGCTCCCATGTTCTTCAATACTGAATATCCCATAAAAGGTAAACAAGTGGGTATAGAGTTTTgtgaacaaacatttttttttaattgtctacatttttctcatttcaccTAGTGATGGACTTGAAGAGTTACTGTTCTGAGTGATTTCATTGTTCTTCTAGAGAACAACATCTGTGTTGACACGCGAGATGTTTGTTTGGGCTCCACCTATAAAGCATATGGAATTCCAGAGTAATAGCTGTATCTACAATGTAAAATTACAGGTGCTGTCAGAGGGAGACAGAACTATGTCTCCCTATTTAAAGGGGAGCTCCCCTTCCAACAGAAGCCTCCTGTACTACAAGTCACTCAGATCCCAAGCTCTTACTGAAGCATCATTTCTTGATAATCTTATCAACACTATAATCCCAGGGAATGGAAGTGCAAGAACGAAACCGTCAGAAGAGACCTATGGCATCAAAATTAAAACCTTGTAGTTGGCTTTCAACCCTGACTGAAGAGTGGATTGTCTTGGCCTTGCTGCTCACCAGTTTGTTCTCAGCAGTAGGTTTAGCAGAGCACAGTGGGAAGATGGGTGTAAAGTAGCTGGAGACTCTTCCACAGAGAATTTTTTGACACCTGCTTTCTGGTGGCAGGCTCCTACTTTCTCTTCTGTGACACTCAACTGCTCTGTTTCACAAGAGGAGTATTTTAACAGTTACAACTCTGCATCTTGCCTTTCAGCGTAAATTAAATTCCAATTTTACGTTTCCCAGATTTTTTGTGGCAGTTCCACAGAAAATAACTCTCTCGCTGGTCTCACACTGTCGCCATCCACTTGATTTGCCTCCATAAATCCTCCCATCTTGTGGGCTGCTATGTTTCTACAGCTTTCCCTACCTTCATGGATTACCAGCACATCTACCCCAAAACTGAAGGGTCTatccccccaaaacacaaactaTCAGCAATTACAGCCTCAGAGAATGCGATTAACTCAATTCCCACTCGGGTTTGATTCACCACGCAGAAACGTGGAACTGTCCCTGGCCGGACACCGGCGCTCCGCTCAGTTCCCAGGGATGTGGCAGGTGAGAGCTGGAAGAGGGTGTACGGTGCGGAGAGCAGGATCTGCCTTCAGTGGTCGCACCCGTCGCGCTCAGGCGCAAGTAAGGTACAGCAAGTGCCAGCCACCTACATTTACCCCTTTTCCTCACCGGGAAACGTCACCAGCGTTTTCAAACGTCATTGCCGCGAAAACTCGGGGGGTTTTCCTCCATGTCTGGTGCCAAGGGGCCCTCAGGAAGGACGGTTGCTCAAGCGCACGGGTACCGCAACGGCGCCGTACCCTCGCCCGGCGCCGGTCCCCCGCGGGGGAAAGGGCCTCCCActcccacccctgccccggctccccgccgccggcgtGACGCCACGGCCGCCCTCCGTCCCACCCCCGCCTCGCgcccccgcggctgccggcgctccgcggcccccggccccgctcacctgcccgcggcggcggcggcagcggcctgTCACACGGACGCCGCGGACGCGGCCCCGTCCCGGGATAAgcgcgccgccgcccccgcggccAGGCCCgaggaggcggggcggggcctaGCAGCCCCAGCGGGTTCCGCGCCCACAGCTGCGTTTTTACTTCTTCAACCCTAAAAATTGCCGGGAGGGGCGCCGGTGGCCCCGCCCGGGCGCCGCGGGAGGGAGGCGCCGCTCCCCACCGcgaggggacggggatgggggacGCGCGGAGCCTTCGGCGGCATCGCATCCCCAGCGCCCTCGGCCCCCCCGGCTCTcctcagccccgccgcggcggggcgcgggTGAGGGGCCGCTCCCGCCCCGAGGCCTCGCCGCCCGCGGCCGGGAGGCCCCTTCCCACTTGCTCGTGGGTGGCGGGGGAAGAGGTGCCCACGGAGGAGCTTCGGCACGGGAATACTGGGCCTAAGGGCGCGCTGCCTGCCTCGG is drawn from Harpia harpyja isolate bHarHar1 chromosome 5, bHarHar1 primary haplotype, whole genome shotgun sequence and contains these coding sequences:
- the TMEM68 gene encoding transmembrane protein 68 isoform X2 — its product is MTDLSCLAYVLEEWTVVEYLKKHLFHVVIVSLTISAILVFFIVPLTILFFIYLTNILLLIYQKNGEVKADPLSDVWDSARKTIASFWDIYARIWHGYELHGVENLPEGPGILVYYHGAIPIDYLYFLSRLFLWKKRLCLSVADHFVFRLPGLKLLLEVTGIMLGTREECLIALKNGHLVSISPGGVREALFSDESYRLMWGNRKGFAQVALDAKVPIIPMYTQNVREGYRMFKERRFFRQLYESTRLPFTPPYGGLPVKFRTYIGEPIPYDPNITTEELVEKTKTAIQTLISKHQTIPGSIWKALLERFDKRCKSD
- the TMEM68 gene encoding transmembrane protein 68 isoform X5 — protein: MTDLSCLAYVLEEWTVVEYLKKHLFHVVIVSLTISAILVFFIVPLTILFFIYLTNILLLIYQKNGEVKADPLSDVWDSARKTIASFWDIYARIWHGYELHGVENLPEGPGILVYYHGAIPIDYLYFLSRLFLWKKRLCLSVADHFVFRLPGLKLLLEVTGIMLGTREECLIALKNGHLVSISPGGVREALFSDESYRLMWGNRKGFAQVALDAKVGFLDSCMKVLDCRLLLRTEDFQLNFAHTLGSQSLMIPI